The following coding sequences lie in one Notolabrus celidotus isolate fNotCel1 chromosome 20, fNotCel1.pri, whole genome shotgun sequence genomic window:
- the dnajb1a gene encoding dnaJ homolog subfamily B member 1a gives MGKDYYKVLGIAKGATEEEIKKAYRKQALRFHPDKNKSPGAEDKFKEIAEAYDVLSDAKKKDIYDRFGEEGLKGPSGSGGGGHCGQNYNYTFHGDPHAMFAEFFGGRSPFDHFFSQNEEDDMDINDPFAPFGMGRMGGMGGFHRSFKSHPGGPRRAQEKKKDPPVVHELKVSLEEVFSGCTKKMKISRKRLNPDGCTMRSEDKILTVDIKRGWKEGTKITFPKEGDETPSNIPADVVFVVKDKPHPVFRREGSDIIYPAKISLRDALCGCTVNAPTLDGRTITVTSRDVVKPGTKKRITGEGLPLSKCPERRGDMILDFTVKFPDKLGQSTRDALKQILPP, from the exons ATGGGGAAAGATTACTACAAAGTGCTCGGGATAGCCAAAGGTGCCACCGAAGAGGAGATAAAGAAGGCGTACAGAAAACAGGCCCTGCGCTTTCATCCTGACAAGAACAAGTCACCTGGAGCTGAGGATAAATTCAAGGAGATTGCTGAAGCCTATGATGTTCTCAGTGATGCCAAGAAAAAGGACATTTACGACCGTTTTGGAGAAGAAG GCTTAAAGGGTCCTTCTGGCAGTGGAGGTGGAGGACACTGTGGTCAAAACTACAACTACACCTTCCATGGAGACCCCCATGCAATGTTCGCGGAGTTCTTCGGCGGGCGCAGCCCCTTCGATCACTTCTTCTCACAAAATGAAGAGGATGACATGGACATCAACGACCCCTTTGCACCGTTTGGCATGGGAAGAATGGGCGGCATGGGTGGCTTTCACCGATCCTTTAAATCCCACCCAGGAGGTCCTCGTAGGGCgcaagagaaaaagaaggaccCGCCCGTCGTGCATGAGCTGAAGGTGAGCCTCGAGGAGGTCTTCTCAGGCTGCACCAAAAAGATGAAGATTTCCCGCAAGAGACTGAACCCGGATGGCTGCACCATGCGAAGTGAAGACAAGATTTTAACCGTTGACATAAAGCGCGGGTGGAAGGAGGGGACAAAAATCACTTTTCCCAAGGAGGGGGACGAAACTCCAAGCAACATTCCTGCAGATGTGGTGTTTGTAGTGAAGGATAAACCACACCCTGTGTTTAGAAGAGAGGGCTCAGACATCATTTATCCTGCTAAGATATCACTCAGAGAT GCTTTGTGTGGATGCACGGTCAACGCCCCAACACTAGATGGCCGGACCATCACTGTGACCTCCAGAGACGTTGTCAAACCTGGAACAAAAAAGCGTATCACTGGAGAAGGTCTTCCTCTGTCCAAGTGCCCTGAAAGGAGAGGTGACATGATCTTGGACTTCACTGTCAAGTTTCCCGACAAACTGGGCCAAAGCACACGAGACGCGCTCAAACAGATCCTTCCCCCCTGA